ccgccggagtggccagcttacgctagggccttgtgtctgagctctggaagtctgctgccaaacgtctaagactgacagtgtttgggtgctttgccctggggtgaaacaggtgagtgggtcgccaattgcccactcattcgcctttcccaattctgctgctgctgctggtggtggtgccagtgtctcttcgatgccagttcgcttcctggctagtgtcatgaatcaaatgtccctaatggtaagggcagtttctcccccctggctgcctctgtctgcggtgtggcaacgcctgctacctccgccggagtggccagcttacgctagggccttgtgtctgagctctggaagtctgctgccaaacgtctaagactgacagtgtttgggtgctttgccctggggtgaaacaggtgagtgggtcgccaattgcccactcattcgccttttcaatgctgctgctggtggtggtgccagcatctcttctctgccagttcgcttcctggctagagtcatgcccaaaatgtccctaatggtaagggcagtttctcccccctggctgcctctgtttgcggtgtggcaacgcctgctacctccgccggagtggccagcttacgctagggccttgtgtctgagctctggaagtctgctgccaaacgtctaagactgacagtgtttgggtgctttgccctggggtgaaacaggtgagtgggtcgccaattgcccactcattcgccttttcaatgctgctgctggtggtggtgccagcatctcttctctgccagttcgcttcctggctagtgtcatgcctcaaatgtccctaattgtaagggcagtttctcccccctggctgcctctgtctgcggtgtggcaacgcctgctacctccgccggagtggccagcttacgctagggccttgtgtctgagctctggaagtctgctgccaaacgtctaagactgacagtgtttgggtgctttgccctggggtgaaacaggtgagcgggtcgccaattgcccactcatttgcctttcccatttcattattttccttctgatacacaaccaaccaaacataacacacacaataacacatataacacatataacacacagtgacatcacacataacacacatacacacacacttacaatgcacaaaacacaaggaccttttccttgttatttgccctggccttcactcactaatagcattacattaacactataactcacacttcaccctataacatttttccatccacatacctgccaacagacccaactttttcagggacagtcctgcttttttccagtcctgtcccatctaatttagctaaactaggtatgcaaaatgcaaatacacataggtagttatagctcggtaggtaacgctactataaacatttaataaatataatcaagtactaaataataaatctaactttaaaatacatttaaataaacccctattttttttaaaaaaaaaaacattaaaattaaattattattatttagacataatccatctttaaccaaaccagtgcactgctactaatcttaaacataaccgtacattaaccctaagctattttttagttcttgtccaacatttttccatcagcatacctgccaacacacccaagattttggtggacagtcctgctattttccagtcctgtccaataagtaagttgggttgttgcaaagtatgccattgtaaataggtagcaaatgttaggcatgtaaagtggtccaaaatcaatttaaaaatgtaaaatattccctattcttttattaaacatctatggacagtacacctcggtatgtgtgtgcaactctattggtcgtttcggcagggggctcgcctgccatcaacgaatgaagtgcattctgcagttctgcaattcactcgttgatgccagaccagccccctgccgaaacgaccaatagagctgcacacacgtaccttcacggcagctgctgctgctgtgatgtgttattaaccccgtattaacccctgctaggcaaccaggaggaaaacgaagattaaacgagcacgaagaatgtccgcgaatattcgcccgaagagaagacaggaacgggcgaatattcgcggaatacgaagatttttttttccccgaagacgagcacgaagacgaacacgaagagccccctggtgcccaagtctactaaatACCTCAAATTTCCAATCCCCCTACattataaacatacctgggaacttactGGGTTTCGaccagagactccaggtgaagcaccacttctctggGTCACATCAACAAAGTAATATATTGAATAGTAAAGTTTGTTGGGGGAGAGTATCTACCTATGTGCATTACTGCCGCAGGAGAAGCATTGGACTGAAAGcctctcctgcaagccaagggATACCCTTTAAGGCATTATTGGTCAATATACTACAATTGCCGGTTTACTATTCACATATCTTTGAAAGTGAAATTATGGCTTACTAAGCAgcgtttacttttgtttttataaatggcTTGATTTTCATTTCAATTTGCGAAACTCAAGCAAGGGCAACTTATAACCTGATGGGTAATTGATCTGGATTCTCCAAGTGGTAAACACATAAAGGACTACATAAAGGTTAATTTACAGTAACAGAATATCATCAAGCCATTCAAGATAATTAGTAATATTATCAGTTTGAAGCTTtctttacttttataaatattaatgacgTTTATACAGCAGCTGTACAAAGTCCCTGTTCAGACAATGAAGATGACATGTTGTCTTTGACCCATTTTACACTTTAGCAGCAAATACATTCCCTGATtgtcatattttttgtttagtgcCACAAATTTGAGCAATATGTGCATTATTTTCTCCAGTCTTGAAGCTTAAATGCCAGTACTTATTATCTGGATGGCACCAGGTGAGAATAAATACATCAATGTGATTTCGTCATAAGTTTCTAATACAAAGGCACCTAGTAAGGTTAGAGACAGTTCCCTGTAAATGTTTACAGACATGCACTAGCTTTAGCATTCTTCACAACAAAGAAGCCAAAGCTGAGAGGAGGAAGAACTAGTGGTGAGCCAGGGTCCAGCAATTTCCCATTTAATGTTGGAAGTACTTTGTCATCCACCATCTTCAAAACTTGGCCATTCAAGAGGACAGACCTAAAGAAACGTATGACATTTAGACATTAATAATAGATCACcacaaacacaaataaatgGCAGAGTTGGAAACCttgaaacaacattttttttttcatattaatcaAAGATGGCAAATTATGCTCTTTTCCATCACATAATGATACAGTTTCTTTATTAACCCCATTGCTTAGTAACCAATCAATGATGCTATATACTACAATTATAAAGTCATTGTTGGACCTTATAAAGTTGAATAGGGGACAATATTGAGCTGAAATTGTCAATTTTTACCACAGGCAAACTCACCAAGAGAGCCATCCTGTTGTGGGATAATATAACACTAGGACTACTTACTAACATGTAATCAGCAAATCTTTGACTGCTTAGTAACATCAATAGATATTAGttggtagacttgtgcattcggatttgtacgaattgcaaatttatagAATTTTCGTAAATTCAGTAATTCGTacatagaagaagaagatgtggatgaagtggtcagcagagaagggaAAAATTTagaacatgaatgagagtgtgaggaACGAATGGGCTAAAAACGAACTGAATAATTCATCCGTATCATTTTTGGACATTGGCACATTTGTTACATTAGCCCCATTACATCTGACTCTTACTACTTAGTAAACAATGTCATTGATAATTATTTGATAATACAAacactttggggtttattcactaaaggaagcatGGTGGTTTAAATTCACTCACctcaatatacattttgaatgGCCATCCCTTACAGATTTCTGCAGCAAGAAGGGTTTAGCTAGGTTatcttaaataataattcaactATCACTGATTTAACTGAAGCCCCCCTGTGACTTTTCCCTTTAGGGAAAAGACCCCCTTAGTGTTTGTGCATACATAGACACTTACGCAGAAAACAGTCCTTCGTCATCTCCAGGTAACAGCAGGTATTCATCTACAAACTTTTGGGATAAAATGCTTGGTAGGGTCATGATCTGCGTACTGTTGTATAAGTTAATGGCAAATAGAGTAACATCTCCCAGTGCGTAATTTGGGCTGAAAGAAAACGACCCccccacaacaaaaaaaacagcattagtatttgatttttaaaataaacacttaTTAGCAAGTGTATATATGATGTACAATAGTatgttcatttttatgtattactATGGTTTTGGTGATGGTCCACTGGGCTTCCAGTCATATGGTCCttgttatattttaattgttgaAAGAGTAAGTCATTGTTTGGTTTTCACACTAATGGTACAAAGAACTAACCAAAGTTCTTCTATGtgaagcaattttttttcctcttaaggtttaatcacataaaaacacagaaatctttaaaatgcattttctatatGACAAGAACCTATCAGTACCagctgttgtgccctgtaccaggAAAATATACTGAATGATGCAGAATCCCACACAACTAAATTATTTCTGGGTAAGGCAATAATGAATACCAGGAACAATGCTTTTAATAATGTGTTTCGTTATAAAAGTGTCTAATTCAGCAGACTAGGTGGAACACCAGCTTTAACTGGATCTCATTTTTAGTGCCGTCCAAACTTTTTGTGTCAGGGGTATGGAGtttctgaatttattatttgGTGGGCTAGACCCTATTAAACAGTTAGGAATATCATGTTttagttacaaaataaatacataattacattattttagagCCCAGCCCTAGCATTCCCATGGATAGTTCTCCACACCTGAACACAGAAATATTTCATCAGTTAGAAATGTGATGTTTGAGACCAATTATCCTGAAATTATCATATTACTATAACATCTTGATTCCCGAGGATTTTGGAACAGATGATCGCCCACATGGATAGACAAAGCGAGATGAATATGCTTACTTGTCACTGTTTGTGCAATGCATGTAAACGCGAAGCCTTCGGTCATCTCTATTCTCAGAACTTTTGAAACTGGCATCCAGAACAATGTTTCCAACTAGTTTCTTAAACAGCAGCGACAGCCAATAATCCTGGTTGAAAATTAGGGCACACATTTGAGGAAATACCCCTTatttctggtattttttttactggatctatttatgtttttggagtGACTTACTGGTAAAGGCTCAAAATCGGAATCCACAAGATTATACGATCCCGCTCCAAATAATGCTTGCCTCATCACCACATTAATTCCTAGTTTAGCGGATATTCCTAGTTTATCCAGCCACCTGTAAATTAAAGCAAAAAGTGTTCTGATCTTGACGAAGCTAGTCTCACCCTTTTCTGCAAGGGTTTTCACAACcatcatttatgtataaatattaagatatttttagTACCGTACACTTACATGAAGCCATCTATGTATGTGTTGGACAATCCACGTGCTCCACCGCCGTATGCCGAACTGGTTTCTCCCAACCATATGAGTTTCCCAGGAACAGTTTCATTTACAatctacataaaataaataaagtgcttAACAAAAGTATAATCAAATGTCTCTGACATTTCAAGCTTAATCAAAACAAGGTAAAAATGTCAGATAAACCTCCTAACATAGGACAAAATTGGTTACTGTACCTTGAACACAGTGGTTATCTCTGAGATGAGGGAGTCCAATATATCTGGACTGAGAAAGTCCCTCTCAGATGCAGTTCGGCCGTCAACATAATAGCTGTATATCGTAAAGAAATGAAATACATCTAAATGAAATATATCTAACATCATAACTCCCAAAAAGACCTATTTCTACCAATTGCAAATCTATGCAGAGACAATGTTATACGATAGCATTTAAGCTGCCTTTTTGGTTGTGGATACTACGCTAACTGTCGTATTGATTGTTTAGAGAGTACTCTGGAGTAAAATTAAGTTAACcgtttattgggaaaaaattagtTTTATGCAGCATCCTTGTTTCCTGTAATGTAAGCATTTTGGTTTCTCTTAAAATCTATATgggtggaataaaaaaaaactaatttgttaTTCAGTAGGGATGCCACGTTGGGACAGACTTGTATTTCAGGCAGATAAGAGTGATACAGTTTTCCCTAAAAGTTACCAATACATGTTACATGAAACATGCATGCCagtctaaaaacataaaacaactgCACGGTGGATCAATAAGACATTCGGGTTCagcttttagttattttttttgggcTATGTGGTAAAATCAACGTCACATGGGAAATCCGGAAGAATACTTTCATTTAAGGCCACATGAACGCTGCCCCTCTTAACAATTCATGTGAAAGACATGGGGAGGACATGGTCCTTTGCCCTTCAACATTGTCTCTAAAGAAGTGTGCCATAAGCAAATGTTTAGTGATCCTACTTCCATGCAATGGCCAACTCTTGGCCATGTTTATTCATCATAAAACACCAATGTAATGGTGTGGACCTTGTTGGATGGAACACCAAccaaatatatcttttatttacaattttatGAAGTTCCCAACTCCCAACACTGTTACATTCACAGTAACATAAAATAACAGGTTACACATATAACAAAACCCCACTGCTGCTTAGCAAAATAAAAGGCTCCCAAACAACATAGATCCAGGCTGCTTGGTGTTGTCACTGCCTGCATGAGATCCACAAATGAACTTCCTGTTCGAGTGAAGGTGCGTTTCTTTTAAGCACCACTACCACATTTCGTAAAATTATTGAACATTTCTGGAGCATTAGGGTAATGGCACATTAAAACCCCAGACTCTTTTAGGGACAACATGGCAGGAACTGCAATTGAAGGACATCAATGTATTCTTTGACAACTCAAAGCTAGACAGTCACACGTGTTGCTCAACCTGCATTAAATATTAGCGTGGATGAGATATAGGTGAACAAGCAGGGGGTCTTAGAACCTAGACCACTGAGTGACCCAATGCCATTTGCTTTAGAGACAGATTCCATTTTGAAACCTTGGATAACGGTTATACTTACTGATGCCAGGTAACTGAATTAATGATTTTACCCCCATAAGTTAAAaatctgcaagaaaaaaaagagcaaaatgaaAAATCTCATTATCTGTGTTTCCATGTTTTCATATGTTCTATCGGTTTCTATGCCTGTTTGATGTAGGAAACTCTTGCCAACAAATCATTTGAGGCTGAGAAGAAAGTAGGGAAGAGGGAGGACATCATTTGATGAGCGCTCACCTTAAGACAGGTCCTTGTAACGCCCATCACCACGTGGACTATTTTATGTACGTAACTAAGccaattacatatatttatctctAGGGATTAAAGGTCAATAGTAATTAACAAAATGTCAAAACTAGGTGTGTGTGAATAATTTATAGAAATGTTATCAAATTCTTCAAACATCACCTCTTTAGCATCTTTTGGGACTGTTTTTTAGGCTGGCCAATGTCAGGACCAAAAAGCCCAGTGTTCCTGTAGCTACTGTACTTGAGAAGGAGGTTATGTAAATCGACAAAATCTTTGCCAAGTTGAGATCCATCAATATAAACTCCAGATTTCTTTCTGAAGCTGTTGGGTTCTGAGAACACAATTGAAAATAGTGATTATGCATTGTtactaaagaaacaaaaaacacatacacttCCGTTTTGGGTCACTTAGTTGTTTTCATGGACAATAAAGGAAATTTTTAGCTGTAACGTAAttgcaaaaggtttttttttttttttttaataataaattaaccttttaaacttaaatttggatactgataaagggcctctgtacaactatgaagatattcaattaaataaaatcaactgtttccagctacagtagTCACAACGTTAACaacatctacactgtatttctgatccatttcatgttattttaatggacaaaatgtgcttttctttaaataaaaaaaaaaacaaggacatttccaaGTGACTCCAAACATTAAATTACCATATGGGATTAACTAAACacaatgagcatacctgggaacttctaagctccggctacccggagccttcccttgcgggacgcggccaggactgcacactgatgtcagtgggcggtcccatgATGTGGGTGGGCGGTGCCACTTACGTTGTGGGCgccagcgggaacgcccacaaTGTCAGcagggaaacacccccatttaaaggaaaaatgggcggggaacaGGGCGTTTCCATGAATCGGCACTTCACCCGGAAATCTCCGGGTCTTGGAGCGAATAAACAGGTTAACAACTTTTCAGAGGGTTTAGGCTTCCCTTGTGAAGCATTTTAAAGACGTCTTATGAGAACCTGACGCTTATGACAACAAAAGATGTTATTACATGACTTCACCTACCATTGCCAAGTTCCCAGGACACGTTATACTTCTTAGAGGAACAGTAATCTAGCAGTAACTTGGCATTTGAGCTGTTCCATTCATGGTTTCCTTTTCTCAGTAAAGCATTTAATCCAAAAATAAGATTTAATCCTGAGCAGTGTGCAAACCTGTACAGCAGATCCATAGTAGTTGCTGcaagaaagaaatgaaaatagGAAGATATCACATATCTTCATCAATGAATAACCAAAGCCAATGATTTTAAGTAAAAAGAACACATCGCTGTCACCTTAACTTACTTGTGATAGTGGCGTTTCTGTATTCTTCCTGAAAAAACTCCTTCAAGATTTGATCTTCTTGTGAAGGCCACTGAGATTTCAGCTTCTGCAACACATCCACGGGTAGGATTCCTTCGCATAAATCAGCcactacaaacaaaaaaaaactcaataattacagttttttgtattatttgaatACTGTCAGTTAGCACATTCTGCTGTATTAGGACATTATTTATAATCAGCGGTGCAAGCAGACCAGGTAACTTAATGATCAAGACTGTCGCTTTAAAGGAGCGGTGAAAGataataacatacatatatgaaATACACAAAAGGCAGGTATGTGGAGTAAGGTCactggaatatttttatttgttgacaATACAATGGAGGACACTTTTGGCTTGAATCAGCGGGAGAGTTAACTACTCACGTGCCCAAGAGGTACAAGTCAATGAActgcaatacaaaataaatggcAAGCTCACCTTGGTTTGGTTTTTGGTCCCTATAAACAGTTTCTTCAAGCGATCCATTTTTCCGTGGGTCAAATATCAGAAAGTCGGATTTTGTTCCTCCAAATCTCAGATATGCTGGGGATAACCCTTTGGCTAAAGTGATTAGCTTTTGAGACCTATGgattacatacaaaaatattacagcGGTTTAAGGCTACCAAGTGGGTGATGTAACAATATTAtattcaataattaaaaaatacatttgttgtgATAGAGTGTTACATACAAAAAGCATGCAGATGAATGGGGGCGATTCTGCGTACATAATTGCCTCTTTCCCATCCCATGATATACTtgccaccagtcagctccagggcTGTCTTGGCAAACACTCTAGACAACCAGTGGCAAGAATCTAGGACCACAAAGGAGCTTCCGTCTTCTGGATTCCCCCCCATTTTTGAAAAGTGAATATTAATGTattcacagagtactttaatatatattgttctttaGTCGGGTTGTCCCTTTAACACTGCAGTTATCAGAACGAGCAATTCCCTGAGAGTCATCAAAGCTTTGTAGAACAtcatggcgatatataaatcaataaaaagaaaatgtgaccCTTTAGTAGTCCACGGCAAAACTTCTATTGGTGATCACAACCATGTGGCAACCACATACTTCTCATAACTGACAATATCAAAGTCATTAAGGTGAAAAGAATATTTTGAATTGTCACCTGtatatattttacctttttttgcatGCAAAATTTCCTCTATACATTTGTTCTGTATCCCTATGAAATGCATCTCTGCTCAGCATTGAGCATGCTCAGATACTTACCCCAGCTAGCTCCAGCGATGACTTGAATAAGAGTTCTATGCGGTCTCGTAAGACATGTGTGGAAATTTCTCCCAATTATTTCTTCTTGCAGCCAAAACTGAGCTCTTTGTCTTTTATAAGTAAGTACTAAGTACTTTCTATGTACTCATTGTTGGTTGACTGTTTGGACCAGCAGGCTGTACCTTTCAGGAGGAGCTCAGAGCCTGAGATACATATTACAACAAAGGATATTCTAAATACAGTTTCACCTATACAAACCGAGATTCTAGGTGTTCATGGAATGTATGGCTATATGCTGTTTACTACGAATATAGGTGGAGAGACCATGTTACATTTTTGGCAAGGCTTGCTAAGGGCTGGAACCTTACATCTTGTATAAGCCTTAAAATACCCCTGATCATACAAAC
The DNA window shown above is from Spea bombifrons isolate aSpeBom1 chromosome 1, aSpeBom1.2.pri, whole genome shotgun sequence and carries:
- the HPSE gene encoding heparanase → MYLTVCLVLLAGALVKASPSAGDVVHLKLQLKDRSKSVLNPRFLSVTIDASLASEPKYIAFLGSQKLITLAKGLSPAYLRFGGTKSDFLIFDPRKNGSLEETVYRDQKPNQVADLCEGILPVDVLQKLKSQWPSQEDQILKEFFQEEYRNATITTTTMDLLYRFAHCSGLNLIFGLNALLRKGNHEWNSSNAKLLLDYCSSKKYNVSWELGNEPNSFRKKSGVYIDGSQLGKDFVDLHNLLLKYSSYRNTGLFGPDIGQPKKQSQKMLKRFLTYGGKIINSVTWHHYYVDGRTASERDFLSPDILDSLISEITTVFKIVNETVPGKLIWLGETSSAYGGGARGLSNTYIDGFMWLDKLGISAKLGINVVMRQALFGAGSYNLVDSDFEPLPDYWLSLLFKKLVGNIVLDASFKSSENRDDRRLRVYMHCTNSDNPNYALGDVTLFAINLYNSTQIMTLPSILSQKFVDEYLLLPGDDEGLFSASVLLNGQVLKMVDDKVLPTLNGKLLDPGSPLVLPPLSFGFFVVKNAKASACL